The sequence below is a genomic window from Ostrinia nubilalis chromosome Z, ilOstNubi1.1, whole genome shotgun sequence.
TGCCATTTAAACTCTTCGTCCCGCTGCTGGAGCAATATCAGATGGTGCCGAGACTAGGGTTGCTTTAGCTATGATTAAAAAAGAAGCAAGCACTAACCATCCCTATATTTTTACTCTTTGATTTGATAAAATTGCCTAGGTAATCGTCATAAATTTTAGTTGAAAGAATACtccaatatttaaaacaataccaAAACAAACACGGGTCATGCTCTTACCGATCTGCAACTAGCACGTTCATTATGCAAAGTTGTTCaaatactatttttaaaaaGCCACGAGCGAAGCGAATTTCCGACAGTGGAGATCATTGATACGACACGTAAAAATGTTTCAAGGACTCTTAGTTCTCATTATCGCCGTCACGCGCGCGCACAAGTGGCGCTGTTGGCCCAACACAGCCCTTGCGCGGTTTGATTAAGGCTGGAGCCGTGTGAAAGATAGAGTGATATCGCCCAATATTACGTCACAATTCAATGATAATAGACAAGAAAATACAATAACAGGCAATTATATTATAATAGAGGTCCTTTTAGTATATTTCCCCTTTTCAGAAACTAAATGGAATTGTAGAATTAAAATTTGCAACTCGTAACGACTTCCTAGAATTAAATACTAGATTAATATAAATGGAAATTCATTTCACCATAAATGTGATTCATATTCGATAACTTACTTCgataaaaatgtaaaagttGATGCAAACTTAATTGAAACCATTCCATATAACATTCGAAATACAACCCGTAAACCAAACAAAATCGGAATGAAAAACAAAATGCCTTGATTGATGTAACTAACGTTCATCGTAAAATGAATACGCCGCCATAACTCATAAAACGCTTTGTTGCTATAAACGAAATTGCTTCCGAGCGTAAAACAAAAAGCACGTGAACTAACAAACGCTTAAAATCCTGTGCAACGATGAAAACCAACAGTAGCGAAAATTCacagaaaagaaaacaaaaaccgATCGTCGAAACACCGAAAAGCGGGAAACGTCGTGATGTGCCGTGCATCGATTACGCAGAAACAAATGCAGCGCGTCCACTGGAATACAGCCGAGTGACGTCCACACTCCATTCAGCCAGTACCATGATTAATCGTGTCGAGAAGTCACACAACCTGAATTCACCTCAATGAGTGCCTCGCATTTCGACGCTATAAAGAATAATCCAGACTGCGGACCCCAAAAGGCGACCGAACTTATAAACCGGACTGCCTCCCGCTCACTCCTGCGGGATCCCTCGTCGCAGGAAAGAGACAAGGGGAGGTTTGACAGTGCGTCGTCTATTCATTAGTCGTGATTACGCCACGGGATGAATTGACATCTGGGACGTCGGGGGAAGGCGCCCGTGCTTTCCCTCTGAGGTTTCTGCTAAATTTTAACGGATCGAGttctataaaatatgtatattgtcGCCGTGCACGTTTGAAGCTAGCACTTAAATGGAACAGAAAAGGCGAGTTGCGAAAAACCGGGATAAGAGCTGCAAAGGTGTTTATGAATGATACATTGCTTAATTACACGAGTAAAGCTTTCATGAATTCGCTTTGAGAATTCGCTGGGCTATTAAAATATAAGTACAGGTACGAGTACTCACCAAGAGCGGTGCTAGCCATCCTCATAGTCTGGACCTGCATGTCTTCTATGGACCCTTGAGCCAATTTTCTCTTCCTAGGACGACCTTTGGGGCTCGGCCCTCCTGAGTAGAATTGAGATGGGGAGTCTCCTTCACTGTGTAATTCTTGGCACCTGATAAAGAGATTTTCCGTAAAAATCTAATTCACGTTTCAAACATTTTGTTAGAAGCCGGACCGTCTacgcaaataataataactttaaataatattactataTTTTATACtgtattcaatttatttttagtctGATCACTGGAGTATTATTGAGTTTCAGGATTATAACAATCAAAATAGGCAAACATTCATATTtagtataattgtaattttggcaTTACTTATTCAACATGAAGAATCGGCCACATAAGTTGAATATTGGTGACTCGAATAACAACTCATTTTTAATCGCATGTTACAAGAGTTGGAAAAATTGGAGAGAGAggctcctgcagtgaagactaaataaccagatgatgatgataaatcatTATCAATCATCTCACCTATAAACACTCATATCGTCTTCGCAGTAGTCGTCCAAGCACGCGTTATCGTAATGTGGTCTGCAGTACACGAGGCCATCCCTCATTCCAAAGACGTCACCCTTAGACAGCAGGGTCCCACAGGCCACGCAGGTGAAGCAGGTCAGGTGGTAGACCATCTCGCGAGCCCTCATCACAAGCTCGTTGGCCGTGATTCCGTTGCCGCAGCGAGCGCAGCGCTTTACGCAGAACAGTCTGAAACAAGGATCTGGATTAAAAGTAGAGAAGGGCATAAGTCTGCCAATCTTACTTTCCTTGAGCagagtttaaataaataagggttAATTTTACCCATCCCTAATAAAATTACAGGTAGGCTCAATATAGGCTCGTTTTGGGCAAGACAACGAGAAGTCTATTTGTGATCAATTCAATGAGTAATTAgaatttttattataacttcTATTCCGACAATGGCTTCTACTAACACAAAAGGTTCTCGACAATAATCCCCTCAGTCTGAGTCCCAACAAAGTTCGGTGTAGTTAAGCGGtgcaaataaaacttttaccGTGGATTACAATTTTGAAGCTTTACTTAGCGCCTCTCTAGTGGAAAAGGCTTAGTGGAGCGAACATACAGCGGATATAGACACTATGCGCGGGGTATGTGcgataaaaattgaaaatttcaaAGACTAACGGTGTTTATTAGCGCACCACTTTGCATCTTTGAACGTTTGCATCTTTAGTGATAGTGTCGCGTTGTTTCACAAATCCTCAACGTTTCAGCTAATAAATAAGCTTCTGACCTGGTGAATGcagtcaaatcggagttttatGCAATGAATGACTAAAACATTTGCAGTAATACACGTTATTCTAGCTAGAAGAATCATGACCTAAAAAGTTAATCACtttttatattacttttatATTAGAAAAACACTAggattattttactgaatttttggaacaaaaGCATAAGCTATACAAACCTCAAAAAGAACGTGTTTCAAATTAACCGTGTAATTCCCGACCCTCTGAGTACTTGTATTAGGTAAGATTCGTTTGTTTACCAGAttccaaaaataacaaaaaataagcgTGGGTGTAATCGTTTCCCGATAACACACAATTGCAGGTTTTATTTCGTTACGCTACGCGTGGCGGCACTTACGTGGATTTACGAAGAAAACACAGTTAGGCACTCATCTGGAGTTTAATATTTCCGGGAAACGTGTACACGATAAAGCTCGGTTTAATATTTCTCAGAACTGGTGCAGCTGTTCTCGGTATTGCAACTTTGCAACCTACAAACGTTGTTTACAAACATAGTCACACATCTTGGCAGATCGTTAGcattttatctatacttataataaatcttatctatacttataataaatctgtagagaggtcagttctgtacatgaaatatattttcaaaataaccatcagggggtgattagtgatcgatactgatgccaaaaatgcaatcagtaaaatttttgtctgtctgtctgtctttctgtctgtctgtccgtctgtatgttccttatagaaacaaaaactactcgacggattttaacgaaacttggtacaattattcttcatactcctgggaaggatatagtatacttaggaattcccgcgggaacaggaattagcgggaaaatccttttgtatgaaaaatctaaaccgcttaagttagacgcttgaaatttggcatgtaggtaccttaagtaaacttaaagcttagttacaacaaagaatccccgaaattcccacgggaacgggaattagcgggaaaatccttttgtatgaaaaatctaaaccgcttaagttagatgcatgaaatttggtatgtgagtaccttaataaacttaaagcttagttacaacaaggaattcccgaaattcccacgggaacgggaattagcggtaaaatccttttgtatgaaaaatctaaaccgcttaagttagacgcttgaaatttagcatgcaggtaccttagtaaacttaaagcttagttacaaccggatattgcaaaattcccacgggaacgggagttagcgggaaaaaacatttgtatgaaaaaatctaaaccgcgtaagatagatgaagggggtaaaacgggatccacgcgtacaaagtcgcgggcggccgctagtcatgaATAATGATTGCATTTGAGGCAGGTACTTTAGGTAATATTAAAACCCGAAATGAGAATTTGTGGATGCATTAGTCATCCACTGTCAGACAAAAACTAATAACAACTAGGTacttgtttatattttattttcattatttatagaGTTCTAGTTCTTCTAGAGTTGTCATTATGCGAAGTTGACCAATGCGAATTTGTCATTGTGAGAAATAGACATAAGagaagttgtcttttagcgaagtTGACCAATGCGAAATTGTCATTGTGAGAAATAGACAATAAGagaagttgtcttttagcgaagttgacattttaagaagttgtcatttcgagaagtggacattttgcgtcctgtgggtctagacaaagtgcaaattataatcgcaaaccagtcgaaaagtggtcgaaaagccccttttttgtatggagttttgacggattcgattttcgattcgatcaaaaagtgcgttttgtctaggggggctggtgtcattttgagaagttgtcatcATGAGCTGAAACGATTTATTAGACTGATTCTTAAGAAACTATCAACTTTAATTTAAGCTTGAAAATTAGTGGGTTGAGTGACTTCACACCTAGCGAACACGGACAAAGTTTTGGCAATAGATGGTTGAAACATAAAAGGAGGGTTGACAAGACTTTGAACGCCGAGAAACTAGATACTATAGAAAATGTTTTGTTCTAAAGCTCAGGTGAGTCAGACGTGTTAAAGTGCTCCAGGCCATTATAGCTATAGCTAGCTTACGAGTAGTTACTAGGGGCTCAAGGCTTGAGGAAAGCAGATTTCAATCgggttattaataaaaaatgtgtaaatCGTTTCAAAACTGATAAAACTTTTTACTGTTTGGGACatgattttttattgtaaaaataatattatcgataaaaatatattatgagtTACAAGGAAAATATGGTGGCGATAATATTAATGAACGTGCCGGCAACTATCGTTGCAGGGCTGTCATATGAAAATGTTGAAATTGGAAGCGACCGGTAAAGGTAAtaggactggccgactcgaaatTCGAGGAACGCTAGTTCgagccccgccgccgctcgtctattgtggtgaacccactcataACACAAAGTTAGTACGAGGGGTTAAAGGGGCTTTATAGTaattgtgcaatacaaattactaatattctttataaaaaaatcattaaacttGCCTTATAGAAAGCCGGGTTATCTGTATTCCCCTAAACTGATTGTTACTAATGCCCGAAGGATAGCTAAATGATTTTACACCCGTCAATCACTCCCAATCATTTGTGAGTAATCGCCATACTCATCAGACCCTTAGTACAAAATTATACCATATGTTTGCCATGGGGCCCCTTATCACACGTCAGCGTGACCCTTGACACTCCGATAACTATGTTACTACCGACATGTTTTTGTttgtgataaaaaataatagcgCAAATTGATTATTCGGACTAGCTGTTGCTGCGTATTCACCTGTGATGTAcctattattattctaatgcaCGTTTGTGATTGGAAATAACTTTCGTATACTTACTTacacattttaaaattgtagTCATTCGGATATTTACCTTCACTTTGTTAAGTAAGTTATCATTGTTTTTGCATTTGGTTACCTCATTATTGATTTCAGGTTTTTCacttttattgatattattattagtaggtaGAGGTAAACTTTATGACTTCTACTTATTTTATACGAGAATCCTTTAGGATACCTATTGAGAACATTCGATGAGttcataataaaatgataagtatctaaaattatacctacCTGTGTAAAATACTGCTACCTAGAACTATAAGCTGATAACATTTTAACAATTTGAAGCAATAATATGCAAAGTAAGGTTTGAGTGTACAATAAACACATGACACACCATAAAAGAACAAATATCGTTACACCGTCTTGACAGGTGTGGGAAAGAACAAATGTGGACTAGGAAAAGCAGGGTACCCAGCGTACTCCCCTTAATAACCCCATGTCAATAAAACTACACATGCCATGCGTACCTGTTTGATGTATCAGAAAATCAATCTTTACTGCTGTTGACTTTGGATTGTTTGCcgaaaattttgaaatacagacCAATTATTTTCCTGCTAGAGTAAGGACGTTGCGTAGTAGTCACTCCGAAACGAAGTCTTGTTTTCTAATGTCGTTTATAAAGCTAAAAATGTACCGGCGCGGTGCAACGTGCTCCATACAAAATGGTAACCGTCCATTATTGCATGGTATGACCGCAGCCTAAGAAAGCTTtaaaaattgcaacaaaattcgCCTTGGCCAATACAATAGGCAAGATACAGAAATTCGCAATTTTCGCTAAATACAAAGATACTTTCTAAAATCTAACTTCTACTACATAAACGTTAACAACTTCTATCAGATACATAGGTAAGGAGGTATTACTCCCTCATCTGAAAAAAATTGTATAGCTATCTCACCTATAGTAGTCTTCCTTGCAATAGATATTTCCGTCTCGTGAGAAGCATGTCAATTCCGTATCGAGGGGCAGTCGGCATTCGCAGCAGCGGAGACAAGCCCCGTGCCACTGGCGGTCCACAGCAAGAAGGTAATATCTGGGAAAAATGCATCTGGTGAATATACAAAAACATCAATTCCGATTTGTCTTTAAGATGCAAgtaatctcaaaaacccgtctGCTCGTCTAccacctatcacataaaaaaagaaaGCAATAGCTTCAGCAAATCTTCTGAGTGTAAAGACGTTATTGAGTTATTACCATACCACGGTTCATTCGCTTAAATTTTCACGAATAGAGAAAGAGTTTTTCCGTATTTTCAAGGCCTGTCCTTGAGTCGCATTCCCAAGAAGAAAATCCATCAATAAATTCTCGGAAACATCCTAGAGCCAGTTCCAAGAAGCCTTACCTATACTAACACAAGTAGGCTAGACTAAAACActttttatatgtatatttactgtaatattattatgctttttGTACTTACGTACTCCAAATATTTTCGCTAAGGTGTGTCAATAACTACACTTGTGAAATGAAACTACAACTATGGAAAATTTTTCATCCATTTGTGAAAGACAAATAATTGGAAGCAACTTCAGTTCTAAGTTTTGGATGTCTTAATATACCTAGTATAATACACCAGACGAACTCACCTGTCCTGAATTCGTCCCCCGCACCCCGCACACTCGTCCGGGGCGGCCGGCGAGTCCTCCGAACTTTCCCGTTCCTTCAGCATAGCTTCCTGATCAGTGGTGCCCCCCCAAGTAGACTCTGAATCTCAAATAACAAGGTTCAGTTCTCGTGTAGCATTCTCCTCGCCGTTTTGAAGAGCCATCGTGGCTGCCATTTGCTTTTTGTGACCGAAAACTGGATGGACCTGTTGGCAAGGTTAGGTTTTATTGAATTGTTGTAAACAATGGAGGAAAGGATAGAGGGCATCCGAAACTTGTGTATATGAAGGGTGGCtaaaaaattatttagtaaattctatttaaataaaactttttaataaaaaaggaAAATTACACATTTATCTAGACCTTTCAGATATTTACAACCAAAATCAAAATAACCCGCATATTTGGGGCGTTGATGCTTGATGTATTTAGAGAGAGCAAAGTCGTAGACTGAAGATAGTGTATACCTAATACAAAATACACGAACAACCGAGACAAACGCGGTAAACGAATCAAATAgcataataataacataaatatttattatgtataaatatttagTACATAAGCCCGGCCTGCTTAGCATAGAGTTTATTATTCAGCAGCAGCCTCTTTCGATATACAATGGCAGTTCTATAGCGACTGCTATAGAGGTTTCTATAAGTTCCTATAGGATTCCGAAGTCCCTTTCATTCCAAGACAATGGGCGAGCGAATGGTCCTACTTTTGTTTTAAAGGTGGCTTGTTTTTTGTTGACATAGGTAGATAAAGAGTTATGTATGCAgttctttattttgttttggaTAATCTTTTGTTTGAATGTCCGAATGATCTATTGTgggttttatatttaaatatacGTATATTAAAAAGGCTCTCTTAATGAAACCAAGTATGGGCATCACCCAAGGATCAATATTAGGACCTatgctatttttttaaataaaattacttcataTGCTATGACTGGATATAGGCTAGAAACACATTCTTGAATATTAAGACTTCAACTACAAAGTAGAATAAAAGTACAATAAACTGGTAAATTAGCAGGAAATAAGTGACTGAACAATGTGCATTTTGCCTTGTCTAGCAATAATTAAGACCGACATATTCAGTGGCCAATATTCGGACTACATTATCCGCAGCGTTTGTGGCTCGGAATTGCGATGGGCTTACACTCGAATTGAAGGATGATTTACAGTTTACCCGCCATTCCCGTAATTTGGTACACCAATCCAATTTTCCAGTCAATCGGTAACGAAGATTTCTCCTCCTTTATACGGACCTAACTTAAGTATAAGAGTCGAACCATCTTTGTctgttgtctggaagagatcccATAGCGATAAGGCCGACTAAATTTTActgcatcttttttttttcttttttatcttgTGTGATGTACAATAAAGTGTGTTCTATCACGCAAAACGTCCATCAACAAACGCAATTCGAAATTAGGTGATGTGGGTATCGGTAAATCTAAGACATTATTTTGTTACGTATTTGATTCCAAGATGAACACAAATTcacaatagtccagtagaattagcttttaaatcggaaataattcctacaaaagattttattgttttaatggcttcattggttgcccattaagactctcctaagttttcgacttcgacggagttgtgcttaagtggtgggggcccccgaaagaggcattttttcggttttccggttataccgcgtaaaggacttaccctatcaaaaagtggtcttcatgacggttgaagggcacttaatcctgcattgaataagaccaaattcatatgttttggacaaaccgttctcgcgctaaagttcggcaaagtagaaaatatacgtataattaatgaccctctccacgtccaatggtttgttacccacaggcttccaagtcttgaaaagggccacctcaaccagtgtaaccctatcaaggcttacgagcttgatgcgcctatccttgttcgtcccagccgttccttaactgcggttgctgcacctcttcctggcactcacctgaacgactctgtgttacctactgtggctgcccctcttccttgtatcctcctgcacgactacgttgcctagccgtatgcctggtctaaggttcgacgccagaaatcaacaacaacaaattcatattaaaacgctgaagagttttttgtttgtttgtttgaacgcgctaatcttaagaattactagtttgattgaaatcattatttttgtgttgaatagctcatacattgaggaaggctataggatatatacaatcactctacaactaatagaggcgaagcagtaaagaaaaatgttgcaagcacgagaaatagtatttaaactattttcactcgtacgaagttgattttgtggcgtcgaaccttggaccaggcatatggctaagcaatgaaatcgtacaggagggtacaaggaagaggggcagccacattaggtaacacagagtcgttcaggagagtgccaggaagaggtgcagcaaccgcagttaaggaacggctgggacgaacaaggataagcgaatcaaactcgtgacccttgttagggttacactggttaaggcgaccctttacaaggcttggaagcatgtgggtaacaagccattggacgtggagagggtcattaattatacgtatattttctactttgccgaactttagcgcgagaacggtttgtccaaaacatatgaatttggtcttattcaatgcaggattaagtgccctttaaccgtcatgaagaccacttttcgatagggtaagtcctttacgcggtataaccggaaaaccgcaaaaacgcccctttcgggggcccccaccacttaagcacaactccgtcgaagtcgaaaacttaggagagtcttaatgggcaaccaatgaagccattaaagcaaaaaaatcttttgtaggaattatttccgatttaatcaatttttgtgtttaattctactggcctacaaAAGAAGTCATAGAGTATAAGATATCGAATCCTTAGCTGTTTAAACCCTAGTAACAAGTTGGCGTTAAGAATAAAAAGAACTACAATAATATAACTTTACCCGTAGACTAAGTTTATTTTCCATTCCTCTTCAGGAAAGTTTAAAATACTATCAACGCAACAAAAGTTTGAACAGGGAAAATTTTCCTTTGATCTTATTGAAGTGATTATTTAACTTGAAGCGGTTGACTTTATCCAACTATTTATttggaatttgatattataatttatttgcgtTTAAGTTATTTTAGATATTCAAAACTGAAGATACCTTCCGCTGATAAATAAGGCTTATTACAAGTGCCATGATTAGACTCTAAATAAGGTTCATTTATCGGGAAAAGGGATAATATAGGAACTAATGGAAGTTTTTAGGTTATTTCA
It includes:
- the LOC135086712 gene encoding LIM/homeobox protein Lhx9-like, which produces MLKERESSEDSPAAPDECAGCGGRIQDRYYLLAVDRQWHGACLRCCECRLPLDTELTCFSRDGNIYCKEDYYRLFCVKRCARCGNGITANELVMRAREMVYHLTCFTCVACGTLLSKGDVFGMRDGLVYCRPHYDNACLDDYCEDDMSVYRCQELHSEGDSPSQFYSGGPSPKGRPRKRKLAQGSIEDMQVQTMRMASTALEILHRGDLSSSMESLAYESSVASPGSVSSHSQRTKRMRTSFKHHQLRTMKSYFAINQNPDAKDLKQLAQKTGLSKRVLQVWFQNARAKWRRNIMRQESNGNPGHSTNGAIVSNGVPPPNVGPSTMLLSEPMPIDDMRVNTPHPHPMTFSELY